Proteins encoded by one window of Actinocorallia herbida:
- a CDS encoding helix-turn-helix transcriptional regulator, giving the protein MSSVAVGVRVVERNPVLELGVAALLRGAAGIELVADRAARPVREGGGEEKGDGEEEEGEAAVVVVGLEGPRGLAEVERLAAVHKVVVLAPEESPALLVRALRAGAHAVLAHGHFGAAELAEAVAAAAQSRGYLSPPVATALVDWLHGGSPEAPGRTRGFGHSLTPREAEVMELIARGWSNRRIASELYISEKTVKNHVHQIYRRLKADDREHAVARWRVLGPARS; this is encoded by the coding sequence ATGTCATCTGTCGCGGTCGGGGTCCGGGTGGTGGAGCGCAATCCCGTGCTGGAGCTGGGGGTGGCCGCCCTGCTCCGCGGGGCCGCCGGGATCGAGCTGGTCGCCGACCGTGCCGCCCGGCCCGTCCGGGAGGGCGGCGGCGAGGAGAAGGGGGACGGGGAAGAGGAAGAGGGGGAGGCCGCGGTCGTGGTGGTGGGGCTCGAAGGGCCGCGCGGCCTCGCCGAGGTGGAGCGCCTCGCCGCCGTGCACAAGGTCGTGGTGCTCGCCCCGGAGGAGAGTCCGGCGCTGCTGGTCAGGGCGCTGCGCGCGGGCGCTCACGCGGTGCTGGCGCATGGGCACTTCGGTGCGGCGGAGCTGGCCGAGGCGGTCGCGGCGGCCGCGCAGTCCCGCGGCTACCTGTCGCCGCCGGTGGCGACCGCCCTGGTCGACTGGCTGCACGGAGGGTCACCGGAGGCGCCGGGGCGGACCCGCGGATTCGGCCACAGCCTGACGCCGCGCGAAGCGGAGGTCATGGAATTGATCGCCCGCGGCTGGTCGAACCGCCGCATAGCCAGCGAGCTTTACATATCCGAGAAAACGGTGAAGAACCACGTCCACCAGATCTACCGCCGTCTGAAGGCCGACGACCGCGAGCACGCCGTCGCCCGATGGCGGGTCCTAGGACCGGCCCGTTCATGA
- a CDS encoding ribonuclease Z: MSRRELIVLGTAGAVPTRRRNHNGYLLRWDGQGVLFDPGEGTQRQMSHAGASATELRWLCVTHFHGDHSLGVPGIVQRLGRDGVPHDVHAVYPAEGAEYWERLKHATSYYGAPSLVEHPVSGPGEVLQGDGFTVAALPLDHSIPTYGYRLTEPDGRTFLPERLRAHGISGPAIRELSGPLLEECTVPRPGQKVAFVMDTRLCDNVHALADGVDLLVIESTFLDTEAAQAEERGHLTARQAGEVARACGVRTLVLTHFSERYDEAADPLFLEQAAFPGAVLAHDLDRVPVPARRAAP; this comes from the coding sequence ATGTCCAGACGGGAACTGATCGTGCTGGGCACCGCTGGGGCGGTGCCCACCCGGCGGCGCAATCACAACGGGTACCTGCTGCGCTGGGACGGGCAGGGCGTCCTGTTCGACCCGGGTGAGGGCACCCAACGGCAGATGTCCCACGCGGGCGCCTCGGCGACGGAGTTGCGCTGGCTGTGCGTCACCCACTTCCACGGCGACCATTCCCTCGGCGTCCCCGGGATCGTGCAGCGCCTCGGCAGGGACGGGGTCCCGCACGACGTCCACGCGGTCTACCCGGCCGAAGGCGCCGAGTACTGGGAGCGGCTCAAACACGCGACCAGCTACTACGGCGCTCCTTCCCTCGTGGAGCATCCCGTCTCCGGGCCCGGTGAGGTCCTCCAAGGCGACGGCTTCACTGTGGCCGCCCTCCCGCTGGACCACAGCATCCCCACCTACGGCTATCGCCTCACCGAGCCCGACGGCCGGACGTTCCTCCCCGAGCGCCTGCGCGCCCACGGCATCTCCGGCCCGGCGATCCGTGAGCTGTCCGGGCCGCTTCTGGAGGAGTGCACGGTCCCCCGTCCCGGCCAGAAGGTGGCGTTCGTCATGGACACCCGGCTCTGCGACAACGTGCACGCCCTCGCCGACGGCGTCGACCTGCTCGTCATCGAGTCGACCTTCCTGGACACCGAGGCCGCGCAGGCCGAGGAGCGGGGCCATCTGACCGCGCGGCAGGCGGGCGAGGTGGCGCGCGCCTGCGGGGTGCGGACCCTCGTGCTGACCCATTTCTCCGAGCGGTACGACGAGGCGGCCGACCCTCTGTTCCTCGAGCAGGCCGCCTTCCCCGGCGCCGTCCTCGCGCACGATCTCGACCGCGTGCCCGTCCCGGCGCGGCGCGCCGCCCCCTGA
- the lysA gene encoding diaminopimelate decarboxylase: MSRVHPAGGRHENVLPEEHPSPAPADLNDLAPLVWPRTAHREAGALSVGGVDVRDLAAEFGTPLYVVDEEDFRQRAREYAAAFSDGSVHYAGKAFLCGAVVRWLAEEGLGLDVCTGGELALALAAGFPPERITMHGNNKSADELVMGLEAGVGRIVVDSFEEIARLGFHAERLGLRPKVMIRVTTGVEAHTHEFIATAHDDQKFGFSRGSGAALEAVRRILALPQLELAGLHSHIGSQIFETDGFEVAAHRVAELLVAIRDEHGVVLPELDLGGGFGIAYVEGDEPIDAKLIADNMRDIVARECKAYDLPVPKLTVEPGRAIAGPGGITLYEVGTIKDVEGIRTYVSVDGGMSDNLRTALYGAEYTAGLVSRESVADPTLCRLVGKHCESGDIVVRDLWLPEDISPGDLVAVAATGAYCRSMASNYNHVTKPAVVAVRDGAARVIVRRETVADLLRLDMEVGQP, encoded by the coding sequence GTGAGCAGAGTTCACCCGGCGGGCGGCAGGCACGAGAACGTCCTGCCCGAAGAGCACCCGTCGCCGGCCCCGGCCGACCTGAACGACTTGGCCCCCCTGGTGTGGCCGCGGACCGCCCACCGCGAGGCGGGCGCCCTGAGCGTCGGCGGCGTCGACGTGCGCGACCTGGCCGCCGAGTTCGGGACCCCGCTGTACGTCGTCGACGAAGAAGACTTCCGCCAGCGCGCGCGCGAGTACGCCGCGGCCTTCTCCGACGGCAGCGTGCACTACGCGGGCAAGGCCTTCCTGTGCGGCGCCGTCGTGCGCTGGCTGGCCGAGGAGGGCCTGGGCCTGGACGTGTGCACGGGCGGCGAGCTCGCCCTGGCGCTGGCCGCCGGGTTCCCGCCCGAGCGGATCACCATGCACGGCAACAACAAGTCCGCCGACGAGCTCGTCATGGGCCTGGAGGCGGGCGTCGGCCGGATCGTCGTCGACTCCTTCGAGGAGATCGCCCGGCTGGGCTTCCACGCCGAGCGCCTCGGCCTGCGGCCCAAGGTCATGATCCGGGTCACCACCGGCGTCGAGGCGCACACGCACGAGTTCATCGCCACCGCCCACGACGACCAGAAGTTCGGGTTCTCGCGCGGCTCCGGCGCGGCCCTGGAGGCGGTCCGCCGCATCCTGGCGCTGCCCCAGCTGGAGCTGGCCGGCCTGCACTCCCACATCGGCTCGCAGATCTTCGAGACCGACGGGTTCGAGGTCGCCGCCCACCGCGTCGCGGAACTGCTCGTGGCGATCCGCGACGAGCACGGCGTCGTCCTGCCCGAGCTCGACCTCGGCGGCGGCTTCGGCATCGCCTACGTCGAGGGCGACGAGCCCATCGACGCCAAGCTCATCGCCGACAACATGCGCGACATCGTCGCCCGCGAGTGCAAGGCCTACGACCTGCCCGTCCCGAAGCTGACGGTCGAGCCCGGCCGCGCGATCGCGGGCCCCGGCGGGATCACCCTGTACGAGGTCGGCACGATCAAGGACGTCGAAGGCATCCGCACGTACGTGAGCGTCGACGGCGGTATGAGCGACAACCTCCGGACCGCCCTCTACGGCGCGGAGTACACCGCCGGGCTCGTCAGCCGCGAGTCCGTCGCGGACCCCACGCTGTGCAGACTTGTCGGCAAGCACTGCGAGAGCGGGGACATTGTCGTGCGTGACCTATGGTTGCCCGAAGATATTTCGCCCGGGGACCTGGTGGCGGTCGCCGCCACGGGCGCTTACTGTCGGTCGATGGCCAGCAACTACAACCACGTGACCAAGCCCGCCGTGGTGGCGGTGCGGGACGGCGCGGCGCGGGTCATCGTCCGGCGGGAGACGGTCGCCGATCTTTTGAGGCTCGACATGGAGGTTGGACAGCCGTGA
- a CDS encoding homoserine dehydrogenase — protein sequence MALLGCGVVGTEVVRLLLEQSDDLAARVGAPVELAGIAVRRPDRVREGVPADLVTTDAMGLATRADVDIVVEVIGGIEPARSLILGALKSGKSVVSANKALLAEDGQTLFGAAREFGVDLYYEASVAGAIPLLRPLRESLVGDRIHRVLGIVNGTTNYILDQMDTHGAGFADALSEAQALGYAEADPTADVEAFDAAAKAAILAQLAFHTPVTAADVHREGITDVTAQDVAGAKAMDCVVKILAICERDGDRGVAVRVHPAMIPRTHPLGSVRGAYNAVFVEAESAGSLMFYGAGAGGAPTASAVLGDIVAVARNRVNGASGPVETTYAALPILPMGDTVTRYYVQLDVADQAGVLAQVAEEFARHGVSIQAVRQEGSGEDARLVIVTHRATDAALSSTVESLRSHASVREVASVMRVEGDI from the coding sequence GTGGCTTTGCTGGGGTGCGGCGTCGTCGGCACCGAGGTGGTCCGGCTGCTGCTTGAGCAGTCCGACGACCTGGCGGCGCGCGTGGGCGCGCCGGTCGAGCTGGCGGGCATCGCGGTCCGCAGGCCCGACCGGGTGCGCGAAGGCGTGCCCGCGGACCTCGTGACGACGGACGCCATGGGCCTGGCCACCCGCGCCGACGTGGACATCGTGGTGGAGGTGATCGGCGGGATCGAGCCCGCCAGATCCCTCATCCTCGGCGCCCTCAAATCCGGCAAGTCGGTGGTGTCGGCGAACAAGGCGCTGCTGGCCGAGGACGGCCAGACCCTGTTCGGCGCGGCCCGCGAGTTCGGCGTGGACCTGTACTACGAGGCTTCGGTGGCCGGGGCGATCCCGCTGCTGCGCCCGCTGCGCGAGTCCCTCGTCGGCGACCGCATCCACCGGGTGCTCGGCATCGTCAACGGCACCACCAACTACATCCTCGACCAGATGGACACGCACGGCGCCGGGTTCGCCGACGCGCTGTCCGAGGCGCAGGCGCTCGGCTACGCGGAGGCCGACCCGACCGCCGACGTCGAGGCGTTCGACGCCGCCGCCAAGGCGGCGATCCTCGCCCAGCTCGCCTTCCACACCCCAGTGACCGCGGCCGACGTGCACCGCGAGGGCATCACCGACGTCACCGCCCAGGACGTCGCGGGCGCCAAGGCGATGGACTGCGTCGTCAAGATCCTCGCGATCTGCGAGCGGGACGGCGACCGGGGCGTGGCCGTGCGGGTCCACCCGGCGATGATCCCCAGGACCCACCCGCTCGGCTCGGTGCGCGGCGCCTACAACGCGGTGTTCGTCGAGGCCGAGTCGGCGGGCAGCCTCATGTTCTACGGCGCCGGCGCGGGCGGCGCCCCGACGGCGTCGGCGGTGCTCGGCGACATCGTCGCGGTCGCCCGCAACCGGGTGAACGGCGCGTCCGGCCCGGTGGAGACCACCTACGCGGCGCTGCCGATCCTGCCGATGGGCGACACCGTCACCCGGTACTACGTCCAGCTCGACGTCGCCGACCAGGCGGGCGTCCTCGCCCAGGTCGCCGAGGAGTTCGCCCGCCACGGCGTCTCCATCCAGGCCGTCCGCCAGGAGGGCAGTGGCGAGGACGCCCGCCTCGTCATCGTCACCCACCGCGCCACCGACGCGGCCCTGAGCTCCACCGTGGAGTCCCTCCGCAGCCACGCGTCCGTACGCGAGGTCGCCTCGGTCATGCGGGTCGAGGGCGACATCTGA
- a CDS encoding response regulator transcription factor: protein MLVVDDDEVIRQLIAVNLQLEGFDVATAVDGRDCLDKVREVSPDVITLDVMMPRLDGWITAVRLREDPDTAHIRVVMITARAQERDLDRGMEIGVDAYVTKPFDPAELIRTVRRLSADRPAEQAPRPPGPRPPS, encoded by the coding sequence GTGCTGGTCGTCGATGACGACGAGGTGATTCGGCAGCTCATCGCGGTGAACCTCCAGCTTGAGGGGTTCGACGTGGCGACTGCCGTCGACGGGCGGGACTGCCTGGACAAGGTCCGTGAGGTCTCCCCTGACGTGATCACGCTGGACGTGATGATGCCGCGCCTCGACGGGTGGATCACCGCGGTCCGGCTGCGCGAGGACCCCGACACCGCGCACATCCGGGTGGTGATGATCACCGCGCGGGCGCAGGAGCGCGACCTGGACCGGGGCATGGAGATCGGCGTCGACGCCTACGTCACCAAGCCGTTCGACCCGGCCGAGCTGATCCGCACGGTCCGCCGCCTGTCGGCCGACCGGCCGGCGGAGCAGGCCCCGCGGCCGCCCGGGCCGCGGCCGCCGTCCTAG
- a CDS encoding SDR family NAD(P)-dependent oxidoreductase gives MQNLVAVTGADGFIGSHLVEHLVARGHRVRAMAQYNSQGSWGWLDTLAPDVLTQVEVQLGDVRDPGSVGALVDGADAVLHLAALIAIPYSYRAPRSYVDTNVTGTLNVLEAVKEHRTPRMVHTSTSETYGTARTVPIAETHPIQTQSPYAASKAAADKLVESYHASFGLPVVTLRPFNTFGPRQSARAFIPTVISQIAAGMTEIKVGALSPTRDFTYVRDTASAFHAAMVAPGIEGEVFNAGVGGEISMGDLAATIAEAMGRPEVRFVSEAERMRPDASEVMRLVCDSTRLREATGWRPEHTLRDGLAETAAWLTGNLDRYRPGVYAV, from the coding sequence ATGCAGAACCTCGTCGCGGTGACCGGAGCCGACGGCTTCATCGGCTCCCATCTCGTGGAGCACCTCGTGGCACGTGGCCACCGGGTGCGGGCCATGGCCCAGTACAACTCCCAGGGCTCCTGGGGCTGGCTCGACACCCTCGCCCCCGACGTCCTCACGCAGGTCGAGGTGCAGCTCGGCGACGTGCGCGACCCCGGGTCCGTCGGCGCGCTCGTGGACGGCGCCGACGCCGTGCTCCACCTCGCCGCGCTGATCGCGATCCCGTACTCCTACCGGGCCCCGCGCAGCTACGTCGACACCAACGTGACCGGCACGCTCAACGTGCTGGAGGCGGTGAAGGAGCACCGGACGCCGCGCATGGTGCACACCTCCACCAGCGAGACCTACGGGACGGCCAGGACCGTCCCCATCGCCGAGACCCACCCGATCCAGACGCAGTCCCCGTACGCGGCGTCCAAGGCGGCCGCCGACAAGCTGGTGGAGAGCTACCACGCCAGCTTCGGCCTGCCCGTGGTGACGCTGCGGCCGTTCAACACCTTCGGCCCCCGCCAGTCGGCGCGCGCGTTCATCCCCACCGTCATCTCCCAGATCGCGGCGGGCATGACGGAGATCAAGGTCGGCGCGCTCAGCCCGACCCGCGACTTCACGTACGTGCGCGACACCGCGTCGGCCTTCCACGCCGCGATGGTCGCCCCCGGGATCGAGGGCGAGGTGTTCAACGCGGGCGTCGGCGGTGAGATCTCCATGGGCGACCTCGCCGCGACGATCGCCGAGGCCATGGGCAGGCCCGAGGTCCGGTTCGTCAGCGAGGCCGAGCGGATGCGGCCCGACGCGTCGGAGGTGATGCGGCTGGTCTGCGACTCGACCCGGCTGCGCGAGGCCACCGGCTGGCGGCCCGAGCACACGCTGCGGGACGGCCTCGCCGAGACGGCCGCGTGGCTCACCGGCAACCTCGACCGGTACCGCCCCGGCGTCTACGCCGTCTGA
- the mihF gene encoding integration host factor, actinobacterial type yields MALPTLTPEQRAEALAKAQEARKARSELLAALKAGTLKLADVLAREDTVAKKTKVTQVLKALPGYGPAKVSALIEKLGIDENRRVGGLGEQQRAKLLAEIGG; encoded by the coding sequence ATGGCTCTGCCGACGCTGACCCCCGAGCAGCGGGCCGAAGCTCTCGCCAAGGCCCAGGAAGCCCGCAAGGCCCGCAGCGAGCTGCTGGCGGCGCTGAAGGCTGGGACGCTCAAGCTGGCCGACGTGCTGGCCCGCGAGGACACCGTGGCCAAGAAGACCAAGGTCACCCAGGTCTTGAAGGCGCTGCCGGGTTACGGCCCCGCCAAGGTCTCCGCCCTGATCGAGAAGCTCGGGATCGACGAGAACCGCCGCGTCGGCGGCCTCGGCGAGCAGCAGCGCGCCAAGCTCCTGGCCGAGATCGGCGGCTGA
- the pelF gene encoding GT4 family glycosyltransferase PelF has product MKITLVTEGTYPHAFGGVSVWCDQLVRGMPEHDFRVVALTGTGLEKRVWDPPAHVRVEPFALWGPAPRGRRRAGKAARSFADAFRALLALTARGAEAPGGAGGRAADTAETAEFDGVLRALFDLGPGLVPALGDEGPVVWLMEEWARKAMPEGIRPSVHDALTAVSLLDHALRPLALPQPKDDLTHVVSNGVAVLPALAAKWAHGTPICLTEHGIYLRERYLGYARGYTWPVKALMLRFLRLLCAEGYRTADLITPGNRYNQRWEVRCGARPEAIRTIYNGVDPGAFPPAGPEPAVPTLSWAGRIDPIKDLETLIRAFALVRKEVPEAVLRLFGGGDAGYRAKCEALAAKLGAAEAVTFEGRVDDIRDAYAAGTVVMLSSISEGFPYTLIEAMTCGRPTVSTDVGGVAEAVGPDSRGRECGLVVPPRDPAAMAEAALGLLRDRAGRRSMGGAARRRALEDFTVDQAVASFRTVYAELAGARPPAAREPVGA; this is encoded by the coding sequence ATGAAGATCACCCTTGTCACCGAGGGCACCTACCCGCACGCGTTCGGCGGGGTGAGCGTGTGGTGCGACCAGCTCGTGCGCGGCATGCCCGAGCACGACTTCCGGGTCGTCGCGCTCACCGGCACCGGCCTGGAGAAGCGGGTGTGGGACCCGCCCGCGCATGTCCGCGTCGAGCCCTTCGCGCTGTGGGGCCCGGCCCCGCGCGGCAGGCGGCGGGCGGGCAAGGCGGCCCGCTCCTTCGCCGACGCCTTCCGTGCCCTGCTGGCGCTGACGGCACGGGGCGCGGAGGCGCCCGGGGGAGCAGGCGGCCGCGCCGCCGACACCGCGGAGACCGCCGAGTTCGACGGGGTCCTGCGTGCCCTGTTCGACCTCGGTCCCGGACTCGTGCCTGCCCTGGGTGACGAGGGACCCGTCGTCTGGCTGATGGAGGAGTGGGCGCGCAAGGCGATGCCCGAAGGGATCCGCCCGAGCGTGCACGACGCGCTCACCGCGGTCTCCCTGCTGGACCACGCGCTGCGCCCGCTGGCCCTTCCCCAGCCGAAGGACGACCTGACGCACGTCGTGTCCAACGGCGTCGCGGTGCTGCCCGCCCTCGCGGCGAAGTGGGCGCACGGGACGCCCATCTGCCTCACCGAGCACGGCATCTACCTGCGGGAGCGCTACCTCGGCTACGCCCGCGGCTACACCTGGCCGGTGAAGGCGCTCATGCTGCGGTTCCTGCGGCTGCTGTGCGCCGAGGGCTACCGGACGGCCGACCTCATCACCCCCGGCAACCGCTACAACCAGCGCTGGGAGGTGCGCTGCGGCGCCCGTCCCGAGGCCATCCGGACCATCTACAACGGGGTGGACCCCGGCGCGTTCCCCCCGGCCGGGCCGGAACCCGCCGTGCCCACCTTGAGCTGGGCCGGGCGGATCGACCCGATCAAGGACCTGGAGACCCTCATCCGGGCGTTCGCCCTGGTCCGCAAGGAGGTCCCCGAGGCGGTCCTGCGGCTGTTCGGGGGCGGCGACGCCGGATACCGCGCGAAGTGCGAGGCGCTGGCCGCCAAGCTCGGCGCGGCCGAGGCCGTCACCTTCGAGGGGCGGGTGGACGACATCCGCGACGCCTACGCGGCGGGGACGGTGGTGATGCTCTCCAGCATCTCCGAGGGCTTCCCCTACACCCTCATCGAGGCGATGACCTGCGGCAGGCCCACGGTCTCCACCGACGTGGGCGGCGTGGCCGAGGCGGTCGGGCCGGACTCCCGGGGGCGGGAGTGCGGCCTGGTCGTGCCGCCGCGCGATCCGGCGGCGATGGCCGAGGCGGCCCTGGGGCTCCTGCGCGACCGGGCTGGGCGCAGGAGCATGGGCGGCGCGGCGCGGCGCCGCGCGCTGGAGGACTTCACCGTCGACCAGGCGGTCGCCTCCTTCCGCACGGTCTACGCGGAACTGGCCGGCGCCCGGCCGCCCGCCGCGCGAGAGCCGGTGGGCGCATGA
- a CDS encoding NAD-dependent epimerase/dehydratase family protein, whose amino-acid sequence MRRMLLLGATGFLGGHVADRASGWEVVTASRTEDAADVKLDPSHDAMCELVRRLRPSAVVNCAGAVSGTPADLVAGNVTLVSALAEAVRTEGGRLVHVGSAAEYGRVTEGVPVSESTAPRPVGAYGMTKLAGTELALSVPGSVVLRVFNPIGPGAPRASLLGGVAGQLADGASEVRTGPLGAVRDYVDVRDVADAVLAAAARAATGILNVGSGTATVSRDLVRSLLALVPGRTLAEDGDGSARSAAVPWQRADLGTTTAALGWTPVTPLATSVRDLWESPC is encoded by the coding sequence ATGAGGCGGATGCTCCTGCTCGGCGCCACCGGGTTCCTCGGCGGGCACGTCGCGGACCGCGCCTCGGGCTGGGAGGTGGTCACCGCCTCCCGCACCGAGGACGCCGCCGACGTGAAGCTCGACCCCTCCCACGACGCGATGTGCGAACTCGTCAGGCGGCTGCGGCCGAGCGCCGTCGTCAACTGCGCGGGCGCGGTCTCCGGCACGCCCGCCGACCTCGTCGCGGGGAACGTCACCCTGGTGTCGGCGCTGGCCGAGGCCGTCCGGACCGAGGGCGGCAGGCTCGTGCACGTCGGCTCGGCCGCCGAGTACGGGCGGGTCACCGAGGGCGTGCCCGTGTCCGAGTCGACCGCGCCCAGGCCGGTCGGCGCCTACGGGATGACCAAGCTCGCCGGGACCGAACTCGCCCTCAGCGTGCCCGGCTCGGTCGTGCTGCGGGTGTTCAACCCGATCGGGCCGGGCGCGCCCCGGGCGTCGCTGCTCGGCGGGGTAGCCGGGCAGCTCGCCGACGGCGCCTCGGAGGTGCGCACCGGGCCGCTCGGCGCGGTCCGCGACTACGTCGACGTCCGGGACGTCGCCGACGCGGTGCTCGCCGCCGCGGCCAGGGCCGCCACCGGCATCCTCAACGTCGGCAGCGGCACCGCCACGGTCTCCCGCGACCTGGTGCGCTCCCTGCTCGCCCTCGTCCCCGGCCGCACTCTCGCCGAGGACGGCGACGGCTCGGCGAGGTCGGCCGCGGTGCCCTGGCAGCGCGCAGACCTCGGCACCACCACCGCCGCACTCGGCTGGACCCCCGTGACCCCCCTGGCGACCTCCGTCAGGGACCTCTGGGAGAGCCCTTGCTGA
- a CDS encoding spherulation-specific family 4 protein, which translates to MLSRRNMLCAMSAAAVPSPACALGPRVIVPAYFAPHVRPGLWERVCDARLRCVVLNVASGPGTAPDPVFARARDRIAARRGTVAAYVDVSYGRRDAGLVLADLKRYRRWYGVTDVFFDQVPAGVDGLAYMHRVTGKARDAGAGLVVFNHGTYPDPAYLALADVLVTFEGPVTAYPSAEPPAWTLLSDPGRFCHLVYGCRPEDLEVVTALARRRNTGVLYITDRAGANPYDGLPSYFERLVGG; encoded by the coding sequence TTGCTGAGCAGGCGCAACATGTTGTGCGCGATGTCGGCGGCGGCCGTGCCGTCGCCGGCCTGCGCCCTCGGGCCGCGCGTCATCGTCCCCGCCTACTTCGCGCCGCACGTGCGGCCCGGCCTGTGGGAGCGGGTGTGCGACGCGCGGCTGCGCTGCGTCGTGCTCAACGTCGCGAGCGGTCCCGGCACCGCGCCCGACCCGGTCTTCGCCCGCGCGCGGGACCGGATCGCGGCGCGGCGCGGGACCGTCGCGGCGTACGTGGACGTCTCCTACGGCCGCCGCGACGCCGGACTCGTCCTCGCGGATCTCAAGCGCTACCGGCGCTGGTACGGCGTCACCGACGTCTTCTTCGACCAGGTCCCGGCGGGCGTCGACGGCCTGGCCTACATGCACCGCGTCACCGGCAAGGCCCGTGACGCCGGAGCCGGGCTCGTCGTGTTCAACCACGGCACCTACCCGGATCCGGCCTACCTGGCCCTCGCCGACGTCCTCGTCACCTTCGAGGGCCCCGTCACCGCCTACCCGTCGGCCGAACCGCCCGCCTGGACGCTGCTCAGCGACCCGGGCCGCTTCTGCCATCTCGTCTACGGCTGCCGCCCCGAAGACCTGGAGGTCGTCACCGCCCTCGCCCGCCGCCGGAACACCGGCGTCCTTTACATCACCGACCGCGCCGGTGCCAACCCCTACGACGGCCTGCCGTCCTACTTCGAACGGCTCGTCGGCGGCTGA
- a CDS encoding anticodon-binding protein: MTPGDLDAVIVTAVRAVTGVTVPTAAITWEDTYVSPVAARHRLPAEPIAGRVAEHPDISHVETRGAGLLAVRLRAPGRIAEAITRDPDYGTGAAITAEWPDLPRTFDNPGFRVRFAHERACAVVRRARDLGVPQGDPAALTAPGERKLLGLLAGFDGHRKPVLQLERIADAYHDVHETFREEPTPSHGARVILAGAVRVTLSNGLRRLGETPRERL; this comes from the coding sequence GTGACTCCCGGTGACCTCGACGCGGTGATCGTCACGGCGGTGCGCGCCGTGACCGGAGTCACCGTGCCCACCGCGGCGATCACCTGGGAAGACACCTACGTCTCTCCCGTCGCGGCCCGCCACCGGCTCCCCGCTGAGCCGATCGCGGGACGCGTCGCCGAGCACCCCGACATCTCACATGTCGAGACACGGGGTGCGGGCCTGCTCGCCGTCCGGCTGCGCGCGCCGGGGCGGATCGCCGAGGCGATCACGCGGGACCCGGACTACGGCACGGGTGCGGCGATCACGGCGGAATGGCCGGACCTCCCCAGAACGTTCGACAACCCGGGCTTCCGCGTCAGGTTCGCCCACGAGCGCGCCTGCGCCGTCGTGCGCCGCGCCCGCGACCTGGGCGTCCCGCAGGGCGACCCGGCGGCGCTCACCGCGCCGGGCGAGCGGAAGCTGCTCGGCCTGCTGGCGGGGTTCGACGGGCACCGAAAACCGGTGCTCCAGCTGGAACGTATCGCCGACGCCTACCACGACGTCCACGAGACCTTCCGCGAGGAGCCGACCCCATCGCACGGCGCCCGGGTGATACTCGCCGGGGCCGTGCGCGTCACCTTGAGCAACGGGCTGCGCAGGCTCGGAGAGACCCCAAGAGAGAGATTGTGA
- a CDS encoding sugar phosphate nucleotidyltransferase, which translates to MHAVILAGGKGVRLRPYTTTLPKPLVPIGDQYSILEIVLHQLAAQGFASVTLAIGHLGHLIRSYVGDGERWGLRVDYAPEDSPLGTIGPLLAMRELPDDFLVMNGDILTDLRYGELLATHRAAGAHLSVATYRREVKIDFGVLTTTAGRITEFAEKPSFDYRVSMGVYALNRAVLDRYTPGLPLGFDELVLDQLAAGQGPLDFAFEGYWLDIGRPDDYDRANAEFDALRPALLGSRG; encoded by the coding sequence ATGCACGCTGTCATCCTCGCCGGGGGCAAGGGCGTCCGCCTGCGGCCGTACACCACGACGCTGCCGAAGCCGCTGGTCCCGATCGGCGACCAGTACTCCATCCTGGAGATCGTCCTGCACCAGCTCGCCGCGCAGGGCTTCGCCTCGGTCACCCTCGCCATCGGGCACCTCGGCCACCTGATCCGCTCCTACGTGGGCGACGGGGAGCGCTGGGGCCTGCGCGTCGACTACGCGCCCGAGGACTCGCCGCTCGGCACCATCGGCCCGCTGCTCGCCATGCGCGAGCTGCCCGACGACTTCCTGGTGATGAACGGCGACATCCTCACCGACCTGCGCTACGGCGAGCTGCTCGCCACCCACCGCGCGGCGGGGGCGCACCTGTCGGTCGCGACCTACCGCCGCGAGGTCAAGATCGACTTCGGCGTGCTCACCACCACCGCCGGCCGGATCACCGAGTTCGCCGAGAAGCCCAGCTTCGACTACCGCGTGAGCATGGGCGTCTACGCGCTGAACCGCGCGGTGCTCGACCGGTACACCCCGGGCCTGCCGCTCGGCTTCGACGAGCTCGTCCTCGACCAGCTCGCCGCGGGGCAGGGCCCCCTCGACTTCGCCTTCGAGGGCTACTGGCTCGACATCGGGCGGCCCGACGACTACGACCGCGCCAACGCCGAGTTCGACGCGCTGCGCCCGGCCCTGCTCGGGAGCCGCGGATGA